A part of Novipirellula artificiosorum genomic DNA contains:
- a CDS encoding response regulator codes for MATKRLLIVDDALFMRKRIREIAESAGWEIAGEAEDGEQAVALYQQENPDLVTLDIVMPKLDGVSALKQLMQHDPQARVVMVSAVNQRPKLAECIQAGAIDFIVKPFEKAMLREFFEKSLAAEDKP; via the coding sequence ATGGCAACAAAACGCTTATTAATCGTCGACGACGCCCTGTTTATGCGGAAACGCATTCGTGAAATAGCGGAATCCGCCGGCTGGGAGATTGCAGGTGAAGCGGAGGATGGCGAACAGGCTGTCGCACTTTACCAACAAGAAAATCCGGACTTGGTCACCTTGGATATTGTGATGCCCAAGTTAGATGGCGTGTCGGCACTTAAACAATTGATGCAGCACGATCCGCAGGCACGTGTTGTCATGGTCAGCGCGGTGAACCAAAGACCGAAGTTGGCCGAGTGCATCCAAGCAGGTGCGATTGACTTCATTGTCAAACCATTCGAAAAAGCGATGCTCCGCGAGTTCTTTGAAAAATCACTTGCTGCCGAAGACAAACCGTAG
- a CDS encoding methyl-accepting chemotaxis protein, which translates to MAKAASPKKKNGTTKTELRRELETLRQEKLRFEQHVAGQLAAINNSQAVIEFEVDGTIITANENFLASMGYALGEIQGLHHSIFVEHEYRESSDYKDFWDRLHRGDHASGQYKRITKTGRESWIQGSYNPILDAGGKPFKVVEYSTDITEQKLRNADFEGQIAAIQKSQAVIEFEMDGTIIRANQLFLDAMGYSFDEIKGRHHKMFVEPAERESDDYKEFWNKLNRGEYTRSEYRRIGKGGREVWIQGSYNPILDLNGRPCKVVKYATDVTKRVELESSAERQREKTRHLIDEVIESAHQFAEGARVIAESSANLSDGAQNQAASVEEMTASVAEMTNAIQVIATSANALNEQAGKTASLAGEASKTRSEAVVAMRLIEKSSEQITDIIQVISDIASQTNLLALNAAIEAARAGEHGLGFAVVADEVRKLAERSSEAAKEITQLIKESSRRVAEGAELSEEVGNSLASIVEAVEKTAAGILQIAEQTESQSASANQVQVAIRSVSETTESNAASAEELAASAEQLGAQSQTLQDLVSQFES; encoded by the coding sequence ATGGCCAAAGCGGCATCCCCGAAGAAAAAGAACGGGACAACGAAAACGGAACTGCGACGTGAACTGGAAACTCTGCGACAAGAGAAGTTGCGTTTCGAACAGCATGTGGCGGGCCAACTGGCTGCGATCAACAACTCGCAAGCCGTGATCGAATTCGAGGTCGACGGAACAATCATCACCGCCAATGAAAATTTCTTGGCATCGATGGGCTATGCGCTTGGCGAGATCCAAGGCCTGCACCACAGCATTTTTGTCGAGCACGAATACCGTGAAAGTTCCGACTACAAAGACTTCTGGGATCGACTCCATCGCGGTGATCATGCAAGTGGCCAATACAAACGGATCACCAAAACGGGTAGGGAGAGTTGGATTCAAGGATCGTACAATCCAATCTTGGACGCGGGGGGGAAGCCCTTTAAAGTGGTCGAATATTCCACCGACATCACGGAACAGAAACTTCGAAACGCGGACTTCGAAGGTCAGATCGCGGCAATTCAAAAGTCTCAGGCGGTCATCGAATTCGAGATGGACGGAACAATCATCCGGGCTAATCAGTTGTTTCTTGACGCGATGGGTTATAGCTTCGATGAAATCAAGGGGCGGCATCACAAAATGTTCGTCGAACCTGCTGAACGCGAGAGCGACGATTACAAAGAATTTTGGAACAAGTTGAACCGTGGCGAGTACACTCGTTCGGAGTACCGGCGAATTGGAAAAGGAGGGCGTGAGGTTTGGATACAAGGTTCTTATAATCCCATCCTCGATCTCAACGGCCGGCCCTGTAAAGTCGTTAAGTACGCCACCGATGTCACCAAACGTGTCGAATTGGAAAGTTCCGCAGAGCGGCAACGCGAGAAGACGAGACACTTGATTGATGAGGTGATCGAAAGCGCTCATCAGTTTGCCGAGGGCGCGAGAGTGATCGCCGAAAGCAGCGCGAATTTGAGCGACGGGGCTCAGAACCAAGCGGCGAGTGTAGAAGAGATGACCGCGTCGGTTGCTGAGATGACAAACGCAATCCAGGTAATCGCGACCAGCGCCAACGCATTGAACGAGCAAGCGGGCAAGACGGCATCCTTGGCCGGCGAAGCGAGCAAGACACGCAGCGAAGCGGTGGTTGCGATGCGTTTGATCGAAAAATCGAGTGAACAGATCACCGATATCATTCAAGTGATCAGCGATATTGCCAGCCAAACCAACCTGTTGGCGTTGAACGCCGCGATCGAGGCGGCCCGTGCTGGTGAGCACGGTTTGGGGTTTGCCGTGGTGGCCGATGAGGTGCGAAAACTAGCAGAACGGTCCAGCGAAGCGGCTAAGGAGATCACTCAGTTGATCAAGGAGTCATCGCGTCGCGTTGCCGAAGGCGCCGAGCTATCCGAAGAAGTGGGCAATTCGCTCGCCTCAATCGTCGAAGCGGTCGAGAAGACGGCAGCTGGAATCCTCCAGATTGCCGAACAAACCGAATCGCAATCGGCCAGCGCCAACCAGGTCCAAGTCGCCATCCGGTCGGTGTCGGAAACGACGGAATCGAATGCTGCCAGTGCAGAGGAATTGGCGGCCAGTGCAGAACAACTCGGCGCACAGTCCCAGACTTTGCAGGATTTGGTGAGTCAGTTTGAATCGTAA
- a CDS encoding RsmD family RNA methyltransferase, with translation MSQRNESNRAKKRSPRPARGKQDGGAKSSKGAKPTKLRVIGGDMRGRPIVYHGEVFTRPMKDNIRENLFNILGRAVRGSIAFDLFAGTGALAIESISRGAVQAVAIEQSNRAAGFIRQTSESLDIESKLKILVGDAFRWSEQLLRAAEDPEDPMVGVPWIVFLCPPYALWEEELDQLNQIIERVLQNAPPGSVLVAEAEKKFEIERLPKGDWDIRVYGGTQLAFIEPATTCGLRL, from the coding sequence ATGAGCCAACGCAACGAATCGAACCGAGCCAAAAAGCGATCCCCACGCCCCGCCCGCGGGAAACAGGACGGTGGAGCGAAGTCTTCCAAGGGTGCCAAACCGACCAAACTTCGCGTGATCGGCGGCGATATGCGAGGTCGACCCATCGTTTACCATGGCGAGGTTTTCACACGGCCGATGAAAGACAACATCCGCGAGAACCTGTTCAATATCCTGGGCAGAGCGGTCCGTGGTTCGATTGCCTTCGACCTGTTCGCCGGCACCGGTGCGCTGGCGATCGAATCGATCAGTCGCGGGGCAGTGCAAGCGGTCGCGATCGAACAGTCGAATCGTGCTGCGGGCTTTATCCGCCAAACGAGCGAGTCGCTCGACATCGAATCCAAGCTGAAGATCTTAGTCGGCGACGCATTCCGTTGGAGCGAACAGCTGCTTCGCGCAGCCGAGGACCCCGAGGATCCGATGGTGGGGGTCCCTTGGATTGTCTTCCTTTGTCCGCCCTATGCGCTTTGGGAAGAGGAACTCGATCAGCTGAATCAGATCATCGAACGAGTCCTTCAAAACGCACCGCCAGGAAGCGTCTTGGTTGCCGAGGCCGAGAAGAAATTTGAGATCGAGCGACTGCCCAAAGGTGATTGGGATATTCGCGTCTATGGCGGAACCCAGCTCGCATTCATCGAACCGGCAACGACCTGTGGGCTACGCCTGTAG
- a CDS encoding chemotaxis protein CheD, with amino-acid sequence MEEIKQTIGLTVRMGEMHVDVDGGTLRTLLGSCVGLALYDRRRKVGGLAHIVLPDSREKNTDRPGKFVDLAVPALIEQMEKAVGEKLRLTAKIAGGASMFATSTAGNIGQQNVESCRQMLSDLRIPVLASHCGGEKGRRMSFYTENGNVVIEIVGQEPIELK; translated from the coding sequence ATGGAGGAAATAAAACAAACGATCGGTCTGACCGTGCGTATGGGTGAAATGCATGTTGATGTAGACGGGGGCACCCTCCGCACGCTGCTTGGCTCGTGCGTCGGATTGGCTCTCTACGATCGCCGACGAAAAGTTGGTGGATTAGCGCACATCGTGTTGCCCGACTCACGCGAAAAAAATACGGATCGACCGGGCAAGTTTGTCGACCTTGCGGTCCCGGCGCTGATCGAACAGATGGAGAAGGCTGTTGGCGAGAAATTGAGGTTAACGGCCAAGATCGCTGGCGGCGCCAGTATGTTTGCCACCAGTACCGCCGGGAACATCGGCCAGCAAAACGTGGAATCATGCCGGCAAATGCTTTCTGATCTACGGATTCCTGTTCTGGCCAGTCACTGTGGCGGCGAGAAGGGGAGACGCATGTCCTTTTATACAGAGAATGGCAACGTAGTGATCGAGATCGTGGGACAAGAACCAATCGAGTTAAAGTAA
- a CDS encoding chemotaxis protein CheA → MTDKPKNSSEFDDDMSEYLQTFLDETEEQLDDLVETMLSLEKVSTNAEELNEAFRLIHSIKGSAGMMGLDPITVLTHHLENRFERFRSGTEQLDEPTMNLVLRCIDFLRQCNARLRDGEALGSPTELLGELKQLEKHSATQKAEQEDNVLTSAAEESVAGQVLEPTMDDIASTDMSSTQAAAEAEDAVVRMVIRFRPRLQLADLKAQLIVNRLAALGHLKSTQPVLDSLLENEQLEEFEVRLETHENFDQLRSAAEVDGVEAIDFPDNAVEFARAAEVDEASAQDLLKIKADDPPDQQSQSFDEPVAVFIEAESDLPDRGSSTVHAGATDTAAPERVEPDGDPERVASPVSETHASDKATGKVAETMRVEIDRLDGLMNLAGELVVNRARFVQISSQISPAHRKASTLNRIREFCDSLRHTIDGLEDETAEPADRSALVDQLRCGLELMDEHSEIWEHDRGYLEKFGEAINQLSRVSQNLQKGVLDTRMVPVGPLFNRFKRVVRDLSAERGKRVNLLIRGEKTELDKRMIDGLGDPLVHLVRNSIDHGLESPQVRRADGKPDVGTIILEATHRGNNVYIHIRDDGGGIDVDKIKAKLVSNRVLSESAASELSDEQALDYIWHPGFSTAGEITDVSGRGVGMDVVLNRIRKLNGSIEVESVPRQGTHFTIRLPLTLAIINCLLVKIRGVVFSMPIDEVREIVSVGDDDVVTVQGKRTIDVRDEFIPLVTIDEIFDWHDIDYGHDESRGGDLDGGESAADAQASEVVILLIAGKTMGLRVDELLGSQDMVIKSLSDNFIDIRGLSGASILGDGSVGLMLDIGTAYQMATEPSIKTGTEELAS, encoded by the coding sequence ATGACGGACAAACCGAAGAATTCATCCGAATTCGATGACGACATGTCGGAATACTTACAAACGTTTCTGGACGAGACCGAAGAGCAACTCGATGACCTCGTCGAAACGATGTTATCGCTCGAGAAGGTGTCGACAAACGCAGAAGAATTGAATGAGGCCTTTCGACTGATCCATTCCATCAAGGGCTCGGCCGGGATGATGGGCTTGGACCCGATTACGGTGTTGACTCATCACCTGGAAAACCGCTTCGAACGGTTTCGTTCCGGCACCGAGCAGCTCGATGAGCCCACGATGAACTTGGTGCTGAGGTGCATTGATTTCCTTCGCCAATGCAACGCTCGACTACGCGACGGTGAGGCCTTAGGCAGTCCTACCGAGTTGCTTGGCGAGTTAAAGCAATTGGAAAAGCATTCGGCCACACAAAAAGCCGAGCAAGAGGATAATGTGTTAACATCCGCGGCGGAGGAATCGGTTGCCGGCCAAGTCTTAGAGCCCACGATGGATGACATCGCATCAACCGACATGTCATCGACTCAGGCGGCTGCCGAAGCGGAGGATGCGGTGGTTCGCATGGTGATTCGATTTCGCCCCCGCTTGCAACTGGCAGATTTAAAAGCTCAATTGATCGTGAACCGATTGGCGGCATTGGGGCATCTGAAATCGACTCAGCCCGTGTTGGACTCTCTACTGGAGAACGAGCAACTCGAAGAGTTCGAGGTCAGGCTTGAAACCCACGAGAACTTTGATCAGCTGCGTAGCGCCGCGGAGGTTGACGGCGTGGAAGCGATTGATTTCCCAGACAATGCGGTTGAGTTCGCTCGGGCAGCTGAAGTCGATGAAGCCAGTGCTCAGGATTTACTGAAAATCAAGGCCGATGATCCTCCTGATCAACAAAGCCAATCCTTTGACGAGCCTGTTGCTGTCTTCATCGAGGCGGAATCCGATTTACCCGATCGAGGATCTTCGACCGTGCATGCTGGCGCGACCGATACCGCTGCCCCGGAGCGGGTTGAACCCGATGGCGATCCGGAACGCGTTGCATCGCCTGTATCCGAAACGCACGCGTCGGACAAAGCGACCGGTAAGGTTGCCGAAACCATGCGTGTCGAGATCGACCGGCTCGATGGTCTGATGAATCTGGCAGGAGAATTAGTTGTCAACCGAGCCCGCTTTGTCCAGATTTCCAGCCAGATCAGTCCAGCGCATCGGAAAGCCAGTACGCTGAATCGGATCCGCGAATTTTGTGACAGCTTGCGTCACACGATCGATGGCTTAGAGGATGAAACGGCGGAACCGGCCGATCGCAGTGCTCTGGTCGATCAATTGCGTTGTGGTTTGGAGTTGATGGACGAGCATTCAGAGATTTGGGAACATGATCGTGGCTACCTGGAAAAGTTCGGCGAGGCGATTAATCAGCTTTCGCGAGTCTCGCAGAATTTGCAAAAGGGTGTTTTGGACACTCGAATGGTCCCCGTTGGTCCGTTATTCAATCGCTTCAAACGTGTGGTCCGCGATCTGTCCGCCGAACGCGGCAAACGCGTAAATCTGCTGATCCGTGGTGAGAAGACGGAGCTCGACAAGCGGATGATCGACGGTCTGGGTGATCCATTGGTGCACTTGGTGCGAAACTCCATTGACCACGGTTTGGAGTCACCACAGGTTCGTCGCGCTGACGGCAAGCCAGACGTCGGAACGATCATTTTGGAGGCCACACACAGAGGCAACAACGTCTATATCCACATTCGGGATGACGGCGGTGGAATCGATGTTGACAAGATCAAAGCGAAGCTGGTCAGCAATCGAGTTCTGTCGGAGTCGGCCGCTAGCGAGCTGAGCGACGAGCAGGCTTTGGATTACATCTGGCACCCCGGCTTCAGCACGGCTGGCGAAATCACCGACGTTTCGGGACGCGGTGTTGGGATGGATGTCGTTCTGAATCGGATCAGAAAGCTAAATGGAAGTATCGAAGTCGAATCGGTGCCGCGGCAAGGAACCCATTTCACCATCCGCCTACCCCTGACGCTTGCGATCATCAATTGCCTATTGGTGAAAATACGTGGGGTCGTGTTTTCGATGCCAATCGACGAAGTTCGTGAAATCGTTTCGGTCGGCGACGATGATGTGGTCACGGTTCAGGGAAAGCGGACCATTGACGTTCGCGACGAGTTCATTCCACTGGTCACGATCGACGAAATCTTCGATTGGCATGATATCGATTATGGTCACGACGAATCTCGCGGTGGAGACTTGGACGGCGGAGAATCCGCTGCCGACGCGCAGGCATCGGAAGTGGTGATCTTGCTGATCGCTGGCAAGACCATGGGATTGCGGGTCGACGAACTGCTTGGTAGTCAGGACATGGTGATTAAGTCGCTTTCCGATAACTTCATCGATATACGTGGGCTGTCCGGCGCAAGTATTCTAGGTGACGGAAGCGTTGGTTTGATGCTTGATATTGGCACGGCGTATCAAATGGCGACCGAGCCGTCCATTAAGACAGGTACCGAGGAACTTGCAAGTTGA
- a CDS encoding CheR family methyltransferase: MGLPRLSSHQFDRFRDFIYKNSGIHIDKNKVTLLSNRIRRRVNAGGFETFDTYYRFLTSADGASELAGFLDAITTNETYFFRTQKQFDWLSSDWLPEQVTRQRAGERKRQLRIWSAGCANGSEPYSIAICLAENLYRLHDWSLEVVGTDISEEMLEVARSGIFKSSAIDEVPQRQRRRYFQNPTENDLWEVRESIKQLVQFKQHNLMKPLLGPVFDCIFIRNVLIYFDRQSKQIAVNNLLNALAVGGYLVVGPSEGIYEMLGGLERVSPLIYKKVAETPRSAAAVGHRGGKP; this comes from the coding sequence GTGGGACTCCCGCGTCTAAGTTCGCATCAGTTCGATAGGTTCCGCGACTTCATTTACAAGAACAGCGGCATTCATATCGACAAGAACAAGGTCACCTTGTTGAGCAATCGTATCCGCCGCCGCGTCAATGCAGGCGGGTTCGAGACCTTTGATACTTATTATCGATTTCTTACCTCAGCCGATGGTGCTAGTGAACTTGCTGGTTTCCTGGATGCAATCACGACGAACGAAACCTATTTCTTTCGCACCCAAAAGCAATTTGACTGGCTGAGCAGTGATTGGCTGCCCGAGCAAGTCACGCGTCAGCGCGCCGGAGAACGGAAACGCCAGTTGCGGATTTGGTCGGCGGGCTGTGCCAATGGTTCCGAGCCCTACTCGATCGCGATCTGTCTGGCCGAGAATCTGTATCGGCTCCATGATTGGTCGTTAGAAGTGGTCGGAACGGATATTAGCGAAGAAATGTTGGAGGTGGCACGGAGCGGGATATTTAAATCGAGTGCGATCGACGAGGTGCCTCAGCGGCAGCGGCGACGGTACTTTCAAAACCCAACCGAAAATGATCTCTGGGAAGTGCGAGAATCGATCAAACAACTGGTTCAGTTCAAGCAACACAATCTGATGAAACCGTTGCTCGGTCCGGTTTTTGATTGCATCTTCATTCGCAACGTACTGATTTACTTTGACCGCCAGTCGAAGCAGATCGCAGTGAACAACTTGTTGAATGCGTTGGCGGTAGGAGGCTACCTAGTGGTCGGACCGTCGGAGGGCATCTACGAAATGCTAGGCGGTTTGGAGAGAGTCTCGCCACTTATTTACAAGAAGGTCGCAGAAACGCCCCGCAGTGCTGCAGCAGTCGGACATCGAGGTGGAAAGCCATGA
- a CDS encoding chemotaxis protein CheW produces the protein MVDQSASDSASADAIPAAKNTSQFVGFQIDSQQYAFRIDQIQEIVMLDQVTKTPQVADYVEGVRNLRGAIIPIINLRRLLGLAPIPADNNTRTIVVNVGDRTIGCTVDSVTQVIRIPEQSIQPAPDTMTAEGNRDIAGFAKMGDNLVIIMNIDELLNLARLRRHPNHEMTTAKNAI, from the coding sequence ATGGTCGATCAATCCGCCTCTGATTCAGCCTCCGCCGATGCAATTCCCGCCGCGAAGAATACATCGCAGTTCGTCGGCTTTCAAATTGACTCCCAGCAATACGCTTTTCGGATCGACCAGATTCAGGAAATCGTCATGCTTGATCAAGTCACGAAGACACCGCAAGTTGCCGATTATGTCGAGGGCGTTAGGAATCTGCGTGGAGCAATCATTCCGATCATTAACCTCCGTAGACTTCTCGGACTCGCTCCAATACCGGCTGACAACAACACACGGACCATCGTCGTCAATGTGGGTGACCGAACTATTGGATGCACGGTTGATTCGGTTACGCAAGTGATTCGAATTCCGGAGCAAAGCATTCAGCCTGCTCCCGACACGATGACAGCTGAGGGTAACCGTGACATTGCCGGGTTTGCAAAAATGGGTGACAACCTAGTCATCATCATGAACATCGATGAATTGTTGAATCTGGCAAGACTGAGACGTCACCCTAATCATGAAATGACCACTGCTAAGAATGCGATTTAA
- a CDS encoding SpoIIE family protein phosphatase: MNDPSPLASLLIVEDSRIQARILSDKLIDAGYEVRTAENGEIGLKMIREQPPTLVISDIEMPVMTGYELCHAVKNAPDLRGIPFILLSTLGDAQDIIKGLHCGADNYVTKPYDPEFLISRVASLLETPIEEEEQEQQLDVTLGGTKYTVKAGRQQILNLLVSTFENAVEKNHELVRTNEELTVAREQLTRWNEQLESLNHQLDSSNQRMTRDLNAAAKVQQSLLPSSRPKTSLVNFSWQFIPCDELAGDFLNYFALDEDHIAIYVVDVSGHGVASSLLSVTIGRLMTPLVSASSLLIQSDVSGGTRIVPPREVAYELNRRFPMEEQNELFFTMLYGVLKLSTLEFQFVSAGHDPVVHVPKGKKPRMVEGCNMAIGWVADMEYDQEVVMLAPGDRLYAYSDGVPEAMDEDLNQFSMQQMMEMIELGQSQSLDDSVSLLQKSVQRWCAKNGPKDDVSILGLEISSDR, translated from the coding sequence ATGAATGATCCCTCACCGCTTGCCTCCCTGCTGATTGTCGAAGACAGCCGCATCCAGGCAAGAATTTTGTCTGACAAACTGATCGACGCAGGGTACGAGGTTCGCACGGCGGAGAACGGCGAGATTGGCTTGAAGATGATTCGAGAGCAACCACCGACGTTGGTGATCTCGGATATCGAAATGCCCGTGATGACCGGCTACGAGTTGTGTCACGCGGTCAAGAACGCCCCCGACTTGCGAGGGATTCCGTTTATCTTGCTGTCAACTTTGGGGGATGCACAAGACATCATCAAGGGACTGCATTGCGGCGCGGACAACTACGTCACGAAGCCCTATGACCCAGAGTTCCTGATATCGCGAGTCGCATCACTGCTGGAAACGCCGATTGAAGAGGAGGAGCAAGAGCAGCAGCTTGATGTCACGTTGGGGGGGACGAAGTATACGGTTAAAGCGGGGCGCCAGCAGATTTTGAACCTACTCGTGTCTACCTTTGAAAACGCGGTCGAAAAGAACCATGAGCTTGTTCGTACCAACGAAGAGTTGACGGTTGCCAGAGAACAGTTGACTCGCTGGAACGAGCAACTGGAGTCGCTGAATCATCAACTTGACTCGTCCAACCAGCGCATGACACGTGACTTGAACGCAGCGGCGAAGGTGCAACAATCGCTGTTGCCATCGTCCCGTCCCAAAACTTCACTCGTCAACTTTTCCTGGCAGTTCATTCCCTGTGATGAATTGGCGGGAGATTTCTTGAACTACTTTGCACTGGACGAGGATCACATCGCGATTTACGTTGTCGATGTCAGCGGCCATGGCGTCGCTTCGTCATTGCTGTCGGTGACGATCGGTCGTCTGATGACCCCGCTCGTGTCGGCCTCTTCGCTGCTGATCCAATCGGACGTTAGCGGAGGCACACGCATTGTTCCGCCGCGCGAGGTTGCATACGAACTAAATCGCCGGTTCCCCATGGAAGAACAAAACGAGTTGTTTTTCACGATGCTGTACGGCGTGCTGAAGTTGAGCACGTTAGAGTTTCAATTCGTTTCGGCCGGACACGATCCTGTCGTTCATGTGCCAAAGGGTAAAAAGCCTAGGATGGTGGAGGGGTGCAACATGGCTATCGGTTGGGTGGCAGACATGGAATACGACCAGGAAGTCGTGATGCTCGCGCCGGGTGATCGGCTTTATGCCTATTCCGACGGTGTTCCCGAAGCGATGGATGAAGACTTGAATCAATTCAGCATGCAGCAAATGATGGAGATGATCGAACTCGGTCAGTCCCAGTCGTTGGATGATAGCGTTTCGCTGCTTCAAAAATCCGTTCAACGATGGTGCGCAAAAAACGGCCCCAAAGACGACGTCTCCATCCTGGGGCTGGAAATCTCTTCCGATCGATGA
- a CDS encoding chemotaxis protein CheC — MTDQEQNRLSPSQLTALESSFHRGSASASKALATWIGKPSIVDFDSLEQLQMEEATAVLSRGDDTPICFCSITIHGIVTGQMILAFDDASGWALADILLDQPLGTTAEWTDLATSAALETTNILCCAYLNSLYQSLSEGLESSYVIPTPPRFSRDFAESLMEFTLMGQMIAFDQAILAKTRFEIDGFAVNWTLLFVPDGESMSRLPQLLLGGEPEP, encoded by the coding sequence TTGACCGACCAGGAACAAAATCGGCTCAGCCCGAGCCAATTGACTGCCCTCGAATCGTCGTTTCATCGTGGATCTGCTAGCGCATCGAAAGCACTCGCCACTTGGATTGGCAAACCTTCGATCGTTGATTTCGATTCGCTGGAACAGTTGCAGATGGAAGAGGCGACTGCGGTATTATCCCGCGGTGACGACACGCCGATTTGTTTTTGTTCGATAACGATCCATGGCATTGTCACGGGCCAAATGATCCTTGCTTTTGACGATGCGAGCGGATGGGCCTTGGCCGACATTCTGCTGGACCAACCTCTAGGAACGACGGCCGAGTGGACGGATTTGGCCACCTCGGCGGCTCTGGAAACCACCAACATCCTCTGCTGTGCCTACCTCAATTCGCTGTATCAGAGTCTTTCCGAGGGCTTGGAATCGAGTTACGTCATTCCTACACCACCGAGATTCAGCCGTGACTTCGCCGAGAGTCTGATGGAGTTTACCTTGATGGGCCAGATGATTGCATTTGACCAAGCGATCTTAGCGAAGACGAGATTCGAAATTGATGGGTTTGCGGTGAATTGGACATTGCTGTTCGTACCCGATGGCGAATCGATGTCGCGGTTGCCGCAGTTGCTCCTTGGTGGTGAGCCCGAACCATGA
- a CDS encoding protein-glutamate methylesterase/protein-glutamine glutaminase has translation MNSRPTTILVVDDSALYRQSIQNVLRGVDGADSIGSAKNGVDALEKIERLDPDLLTLDVEMPDMNGIELLREIKRRRLRSKAIMVSSFTAVGAQVTTDALMEGAFDFILKPSGDDSQSNRKQLQDELQQKITAFRQSSDDAVPRKHTASQRVDAEERIDRVPTPRSPCLAVILGTSTGGPVALKAVLPKLPAELPIPVLVIQHMPPTYTHSLANRLDSLCELEVVEATDKMEAIAGRVIIAAGGKQMKLISLGDRLLVRLTDDPLENGVRPSVDYTLRSAVAALDGNALAVIMTGMGRDGLEGCRVLKQAGGYVFAQNQSDCVVYGMPKVVIEQQLADRTLPLGKLAPGIVRHIKRSRRT, from the coding sequence GTGAATTCCCGACCGACAACAATTCTGGTGGTCGACGACTCGGCGTTGTACCGCCAGTCGATTCAGAATGTACTGCGCGGAGTCGACGGTGCCGATTCGATCGGCAGTGCCAAGAACGGCGTCGATGCGCTTGAAAAGATCGAGCGGTTGGATCCCGATCTGCTGACGCTTGACGTAGAAATGCCTGACATGAACGGCATCGAGTTGTTGCGTGAGATCAAACGCCGAAGACTTCGCTCCAAAGCAATCATGGTCAGCAGCTTTACGGCGGTCGGAGCACAAGTGACCACGGACGCCCTGATGGAAGGAGCTTTCGATTTTATTCTCAAACCGTCGGGTGACGATTCCCAATCAAATCGAAAACAACTTCAAGACGAGTTGCAGCAGAAGATCACTGCCTTTCGCCAATCGTCGGACGACGCCGTACCTCGCAAGCACACCGCCAGTCAGCGAGTGGATGCGGAGGAAAGGATCGACAGGGTACCTACTCCCCGTTCACCCTGTTTGGCCGTGATCTTAGGAACGTCGACCGGTGGCCCCGTGGCGCTCAAGGCCGTGTTGCCAAAACTGCCCGCAGAGTTGCCGATTCCCGTTCTCGTAATTCAACACATGCCGCCAACGTACACACATTCCTTGGCTAATCGACTCGATTCGCTTTGTGAATTGGAGGTGGTCGAAGCGACCGATAAGATGGAAGCCATCGCCGGTAGGGTAATCATTGCCGCCGGCGGCAAGCAAATGAAACTGATCTCGCTCGGCGACCGGCTGCTTGTTCGATTGACAGACGATCCGCTTGAAAATGGCGTTCGCCCATCGGTGGATTACACGCTTCGTTCGGCGGTAGCAGCACTCGACGGCAATGCCCTTGCGGTCATTATGACTGGGATGGGACGGGACGGGCTGGAAGGTTGCAGGGTCTTGAAACAAGCTGGCGGCTATGTCTTCGCACAGAATCAAAGCGATTGCGTGGTCTACGGAATGCCAAAAGTTGTCATTGAACAACAGCTTGCCGATCGAACGTTACCGCTTGGCAAGTTGGCCCCGGGAATCGTCCGGCACATCAAACGCAGCCGTCGAACTTAG